One Trichomycterus rosablanca isolate fTriRos1 chromosome 12, fTriRos1.hap1, whole genome shotgun sequence DNA window includes the following coding sequences:
- the si:dkey-4e7.3 gene encoding inosine-uridine preferring nucleoside hydrolase, with amino-acid sequence MVKKLIVDVDCGVDDAQAIMMALAVPDVQILGITCVHGNTSVENVCKNALRVLKACERMEIPVFMGASKPLLGNVISASHFHGQDGLGDAPDPDAPSLELAQEEGAVSAIIRLVNAHSGEVSIVATAPLTNLALALRLDPALPEKLKGLYIMGGNTDSRGNTTVCGEFNFAADPEAAYVVLNEYQCPTYIASWEFTCRSKLPWKYCDAWLAQDTNKARFMKSIFQHSIDSCHSERIEKELVDGQGFISCDSYAMAAAIDNSYIIESEQKAVTVELTGTHCRGMMVVDHLDILQKTHKAHIMKRVDLERFKELMMNALK; translated from the exons ATGGTGAAGAAGTTGATTGTAGACGTAGACTGCGGAGTGGACGATGCCCAAGCCATCATGATGGCTTTGGCTGTTCCAGACGTGCAGATCCTTGGTATCACCTGTGTTCATGGCAACACTTCTGTAGAAAATGTCTGCAAAAATGCCCTGCGTGTCTTAAAAGCTTGTGAGCGGATGGAG aTTCCTGTCTTTATGGGAGCATCAAAACCACTTCTGGGGAATGTCATAAGTGCTTCACATTTTCATGGACAGGATGGACTTGGTGATGCTCCAGACCCAGATGCCCCTAGTCTGGAACTAGCTCAAGAAGAAGGAGCTGTGTCTGCCATTATTCGATTAGTCAATGCACATTCTGGAGAG GTATCTATAGTGGCTACAGCTCCACTGACAAACTTGGCATTGGCATTAAGGTTGGATCCTGCTTTGCCAGAGAAGCTCAAAGGCCTTTACATCATGGGAGGAAACACAGATT CTAGGGGAAACACTACTGTGTGTGGAGagttcaactttgcagcagatCCTGAAGCAGCTTATGTTGTACTAAATGAGTACCAGTGCCCAACCTACATCGCCAGTTGGGAGTTCACCTGCCGCAGTAAATTACCCTGG AAATACTGTGATGCCTGGCTGGCTCAAGACACAAATAAAGCACGGTTCATGAAGAGTATTTTCCAACACAGTATAGACAGCTGCCACAGTGAGAGGATTGAAAAAGAACTGGTAGACGGACAGGGGTTTATCTCCTGCGATTCTTACGCCATGGCAGCTGCCATTGATAATTCATACATTATTGAGAGTGAACAAAAAGCTGTGACTGTGGAGCTCACAGGTACACATTGCCGGGGCATGATGGTAGTGGATCATCTCGATATTCTCCAGAAAACTCATAAAGCTCACATTATGAAGAGGGTGGACTTGGAGAGGTTTAAGGAGCTAATGATGAATGCTTTGAAGTAA
- the LOC134324356 gene encoding cytochrome c oxidase assembly factor 5: MPKYYEEKEDDGRACAGIREDFKACLLQHDCVIKEGKKPSECLKEGHCKGLQVSFFECKRSMLDTRSRFRGRKGY, translated from the exons ATGCCTAAATACTACGAAGAGAAAGAGGATGATGGTCGCGCCTGTGCTGGAATCAGAGAGGATTTTAAAGCCTGTCTccttcagcatgactgtgtgatAAAG GAAGGAAAGAAGCCCAGTGAGTGTCTAAAGGAGGGTCACTGCAAAGGCCTGCAAGTCTCTTTCTTTGAATGTAAAAGATCAATG cTGGACACACGGTCCCGATTCAGAGGCAGAAAAGGCTACTAA